A stretch of the Geovibrio thiophilus genome encodes the following:
- the carB gene encoding carbamoyl-phosphate synthase large subunit has protein sequence MPRRNDIKTILVIGSGPIVIGQACEFDYSGTQAVKALKEEGYRVVLINSNPATIMTDPEIADATYIEPLTVEILDKILEVEKPDAILPTVGGQTALNLALAAYDAGVLDKHKVELIGANVQAIRKAEDRELFKEAMSKIGLDMPKSAIVRTFQQAMDCVEDIGFPAIIRPSFTLGGTGGNVAYNIEEYKSYVEWGLEASPVHEILVEESALGWKEYELEVMRDLKDNVVIICSIENFDPMGVHTGDSITVAPAQTLTDKEYQELRNASIKVMREIGVDTGGSNVQFAVNPANGRQIIIEMNPRVSRSSALASKATGFPIAKIAAKLAVGYTLDEIPNDITKKTPASFEPTIDYCVVKFPRFTFEKFPGADDRLTTQMKSVGEVMSIGRTFKESLQKAINSLETGKTGFDEIFPAEDLGKESVREEIEKYLRRPTDKRMWYIGDAFRAGYTTEEIHNISAIDPWFLDNILEIIEFEGKLKAKGSLGALGTEMMERAKKLGFSDKRLAKLLKTNEDEIRNSRRKAVYKRVDTCAAEFESNTPYLYSTFEDECEAEPTDRKKVIILGGGPNRIGQGIEFDYCCVHASFALEEAGYETIMVNCNPETVSTDYDTSDRLYFEPLTKEHVLNIVEKEKPMGVIVQFGGQTPLKLAVPLEKAGVPILGTSPDSIDIAEDRERFKDLIERLHIKQPPNGIAKNDQQAFEIAERIGYPVVVRPSYVLGGRAMEIVYERETLVNYMKYAVEASDDHPVLIDKFLENAIEVDVDSVSDGDMVVIGGIMQHIEEAGIHSGDSACSIPARTISKDMQAKIISETKKLSKELNVIGLMNVQWAIKGDELFILEVNPRASRTVPYVSKTIGRPLAKIASKVMVGITLKELGFTEEIYPDYYTVKEAVFPFVKFPGTDLVLGPEMKSTGEVMGIDTDFGMAFYKSQLAAGNKLPEKGKVFISVKDACKDGILPVAKKFVELGFTVVSTAGTYDFLAGHGIEVERIKKVSEGRPNIVDAVKNREISFCLNIPAGRRSRLDSESIRRAILSYSVPYATTLEAAQAVVTAIESKIHKGMTVKPIQQYFGK, from the coding sequence TTGCCAAGAAGAAACGACATCAAAACCATTTTGGTTATAGGTTCAGGTCCCATTGTAATCGGACAGGCCTGCGAGTTTGACTATTCGGGTACACAGGCTGTAAAAGCCCTTAAGGAGGAAGGATACAGAGTTGTCCTTATAAACTCCAACCCCGCCACGATCATGACAGATCCCGAAATAGCCGATGCCACGTACATAGAACCTCTCACGGTCGAGATTCTGGACAAAATTCTTGAAGTGGAAAAACCCGATGCCATTCTTCCCACCGTCGGCGGACAGACAGCTCTTAATCTTGCTCTCGCCGCTTATGACGCAGGCGTGCTGGACAAGCATAAGGTTGAACTCATCGGCGCGAATGTTCAGGCTATCAGAAAAGCGGAGGATCGCGAGCTTTTTAAGGAAGCTATGTCAAAAATCGGTCTTGATATGCCTAAAAGTGCCATTGTACGCACCTTTCAGCAGGCGATGGACTGTGTAGAGGACATAGGCTTTCCCGCCATCATCCGTCCGTCATTCACCCTCGGGGGAACAGGCGGAAACGTTGCCTACAATATAGAAGAATACAAAAGCTATGTTGAATGGGGGCTTGAAGCCTCACCTGTGCATGAAATCCTCGTAGAGGAATCTGCCCTAGGGTGGAAGGAATACGAGCTTGAAGTAATGCGTGATCTTAAAGACAACGTAGTTATCATCTGTTCCATAGAAAACTTTGACCCCATGGGCGTTCACACGGGCGACAGTATCACTGTCGCTCCGGCGCAGACCCTGACCGATAAGGAATATCAGGAGCTCAGAAACGCGTCCATAAAGGTTATGCGTGAGATCGGCGTGGATACCGGCGGCTCAAACGTTCAGTTCGCCGTGAACCCCGCAAACGGAAGGCAGATAATCATTGAGATGAACCCTAGAGTTTCCAGAAGCTCCGCTCTGGCGTCCAAGGCGACAGGCTTTCCCATAGCCAAAATTGCCGCCAAGCTCGCAGTGGGATACACTCTTGACGAGATTCCCAATGACATCACCAAAAAGACTCCGGCTTCCTTTGAGCCTACAATAGACTACTGTGTTGTGAAATTCCCCAGATTCACCTTCGAGAAATTTCCCGGCGCGGACGACAGGCTGACAACTCAGATGAAATCCGTTGGCGAGGTAATGTCTATCGGCAGAACCTTTAAGGAATCTCTCCAGAAGGCTATCAATTCCCTTGAAACAGGCAAGACAGGCTTTGATGAAATTTTCCCCGCAGAAGATCTCGGCAAGGAGTCCGTAAGGGAGGAGATAGAAAAATATCTCCGCCGTCCCACAGACAAACGCATGTGGTACATCGGGGATGCCTTCAGAGCGGGCTATACCACCGAAGAGATACACAATATCAGCGCAATTGACCCGTGGTTCCTTGATAATATTCTGGAAATTATTGAGTTTGAAGGAAAACTCAAGGCTAAGGGCTCACTGGGAGCGCTTGGCACAGAGATGATGGAGAGAGCGAAAAAGCTAGGCTTCTCTGACAAAAGGCTGGCGAAGCTGCTTAAAACTAACGAAGACGAAATCAGAAACTCACGCCGCAAGGCAGTTTATAAAAGAGTCGATACCTGCGCCGCAGAATTTGAGTCTAACACTCCATACCTTTACTCAACCTTTGAGGATGAGTGCGAGGCGGAGCCAACCGACAGGAAAAAGGTGATCATCCTTGGCGGCGGACCCAACAGGATAGGGCAGGGGATAGAGTTTGACTACTGCTGTGTTCATGCGTCATTCGCTTTGGAAGAGGCAGGGTACGAGACGATCATGGTGAACTGTAACCCTGAAACAGTCAGTACGGACTACGACACCTCCGACAGGCTGTACTTTGAGCCGCTCACGAAAGAGCATGTGCTTAACATAGTCGAGAAGGAAAAACCCATGGGCGTAATTGTCCAGTTCGGCGGACAGACACCTCTGAAACTCGCCGTGCCCCTTGAAAAAGCGGGCGTTCCGATACTCGGCACATCCCCCGACAGCATTGACATAGCTGAGGACAGAGAGAGATTCAAAGACCTCATAGAGCGGCTGCACATCAAACAACCGCCCAACGGTATTGCGAAGAATGACCAACAGGCATTTGAGATAGCCGAAAGAATAGGCTATCCCGTTGTTGTGCGCCCTTCATATGTTCTCGGCGGGCGGGCGATGGAGATAGTTTATGAGCGGGAAACGCTTGTGAACTATATGAAATACGCCGTCGAAGCCAGTGACGATCACCCTGTGCTCATAGATAAGTTCCTTGAAAATGCCATAGAAGTGGATGTGGACTCCGTGAGTGACGGTGATATGGTTGTAATAGGCGGCATAATGCAGCACATTGAGGAAGCGGGAATCCACTCCGGCGACTCCGCATGCTCCATTCCGGCGCGCACTATCTCAAAAGACATGCAGGCTAAAATAATCAGTGAGACCAAAAAGTTATCCAAAGAACTTAATGTAATAGGTCTGATGAATGTTCAGTGGGCGATCAAAGGGGATGAACTCTTTATCCTTGAGGTAAACCCCAGAGCATCCAGAACCGTTCCTTATGTGAGTAAAACCATCGGGCGCCCTCTGGCGAAGATCGCAAGTAAGGTTATGGTGGGTATAACTCTGAAAGAACTCGGCTTCACTGAGGAAATTTATCCTGACTACTATACAGTTAAGGAAGCTGTCTTCCCCTTCGTCAAGTTCCCGGGAACAGACCTTGTTCTCGGACCCGAAATGAAATCCACCGGCGAAGTAATGGGTATTGATACTGATTTCGGCATGGCTTTCTATAAGTCTCAGCTCGCTGCTGGCAATAAGCTGCCGGAAAAAGGCAAGGTGTTCATCAGTGTTAAGGACGCCTGCAAGGACGGCATTCTGCCTGTTGCTAAAAAGTTTGTGGAGCTTGGATTCACAGTTGTTTCCACAGCAGGGACATACGATTTCCTCGCCGGACACGGCATAGAGGTTGAGCGCATCAAAAAGGTCAGCGAAGGCAGACCGAACATAGTGGACGCCGTGAAAAACAGGGAGATCAGCTTCTGCCTGAACATCCCCGCCGGAAGGCGCTCAAGGCTTGATTCCGAATCGATCCGCAGAGCGATCCTCAGCTACAGCGTGCCTTACGCAACAACCCTTGAAGCGGCTCAGGCTGTTGTAACCGCTATTGAGTCGAAAATTCATAAAGGCATGACAGTCAAACCGATTCAGCAATATTTCGGGAAATAA
- a CDS encoding dihydroorotate dehydrogenase electron transfer subunit: MKGIILKNERLNDKYRLMEIESPEFAQTAKPGQFVMVKTGLQDYLADPLLRRPFGVVDVRGNTFRLLYMLVGKGTRLMTESPAGSVIEFSSSLGNGFKSVKNQNIALAAGGVGIAPLLWIAKLLKDDGCRVTLYFGGRNQEDIILADEFRPHIDKLIITTDDGSIGEKALVTAPFEKDAAGFDRVYACGPKRMLQAVSEICVKGGVPVDVSLDERMACGMGACLGCIIYVREGEETVQKRCCVEGPVFDGSKVVWESVCR; encoded by the coding sequence ATGAAGGGAATTATCCTTAAAAATGAAAGACTTAATGATAAATACCGCCTGATGGAGATCGAATCGCCGGAATTTGCGCAAACTGCAAAGCCCGGTCAGTTCGTCATGGTGAAAACAGGTTTGCAGGACTACCTTGCAGACCCTCTCCTCAGGCGCCCCTTTGGGGTTGTGGACGTGCGGGGCAATACCTTTCGCCTTCTTTACATGCTTGTGGGTAAGGGAACCCGTCTCATGACGGAAAGCCCCGCAGGCTCGGTAATCGAGTTTTCCTCCAGCCTCGGAAACGGCTTTAAGTCTGTAAAAAATCAGAATATAGCTCTCGCTGCCGGCGGAGTGGGTATTGCCCCTCTGCTTTGGATAGCGAAGCTCCTTAAGGATGACGGGTGCAGGGTTACTCTGTATTTCGGCGGGCGTAATCAGGAGGATATTATCCTCGCTGATGAGTTTCGTCCGCACATAGACAAGCTCATTATCACCACGGATGACGGCAGCATAGGGGAAAAAGCCCTTGTGACGGCGCCATTTGAAAAAGACGCAGCAGGGTTTGACAGGGTTTACGCCTGCGGTCCCAAGCGTATGCTTCAGGCCGTGAGCGAAATCTGCGTCAAGGGCGGCGTTCCTGTGGATGTCTCTCTGGATGAACGCATGGCGTGCGGCATGGGCGCCTGTCTCGGCTGCATCATCTATGTGAGGGAAGGAGAGGAAACAGTGCAGAAAAGGTGCTGTGTGGAAGGACCCGTGTTTGACGGCTCAAAGGTCGTTTGGGAATCGGTTTGCAGGTAG
- a CDS encoding chemotaxis protein CheW: MAEMRQIVSLMLSGEKYGINIMDIEEILRMMDITKVPKAPAFVEGIINLRGQVIPIVDLRKKLGIAVPEESGQTRIINVNIKGKKIGFVVDCVDEVLRLDPEVIDKAPGASTGTNSGYIDGVARTRHGMIIILDVHKIFNPNEANVLSYL; the protein is encoded by the coding sequence ATGGCTGAAATGAGACAGATAGTCAGTCTGATGCTGAGCGGCGAAAAATACGGCATCAATATCATGGATATAGAAGAAATACTCCGCATGATGGACATAACCAAGGTTCCCAAGGCTCCTGCATTTGTGGAGGGGATAATCAACCTGCGCGGTCAGGTTATCCCTATAGTTGACCTGCGCAAAAAGCTCGGAATAGCCGTTCCGGAAGAAAGCGGGCAGACAAGAATCATCAACGTTAACATAAAAGGGAAGAAAATCGGCTTCGTGGTGGATTGCGTGGACGAGGTTCTCAGGCTTGACCCCGAGGTGATAGACAAAGCGCCCGGCGCTTCCACCGGCACAAACTCCGGTTATATCGACGGAGTGGCGAGGACAAGGCACGGCATGATCATCATCCTTGATGTTCATAAAATATTCAACCCCAATGAAGCCAATGTGCTCAGCTATTTATAG
- the recG gene encoding ATP-dependent DNA helicase RecG, which produces MELGNLRKLLNSIGKNRSDFIKSPTSYLLSVSEYTAKLSPTLSALAARTAEKEKPSLAELDAVVHELAMFIASASANTKTAALLQASVATVKGIGGKTAEALEKAGITTMEDVLLHFPFRYEAIGYEGGEKGVLTGVLETHGPTFTRGKKRIYKAVFRSDAGFFSALWFNFSKSYPASGLSIGTKYHLYGNIGRMDGSYSMVHPEMISESDIGKIRAVYSLPTAVNHKTYASAVFRAVHDYLEYMPDTLPLRLADKYSYPDIRSAVKTLHYPDDISQLGKLQTRSHPAYERFVMEELFYLQLGLLLKKKTYQEVSGIAFDVKPEFLEEIASMMPFKLTSAQKRVLADIFNDMKRPKQMNRLVQGDVGSGKTIVCFTAAMVAVKNGCQAAIIAPTEVLAEQHFRSLLNFLDGTKYTAALLTGSTADKDKKASKELIREGQINFVVGTHALIQEDTEFAALGFVVIDEQHRFGVLQRKTLVEKGYTPDILLMTATPIPRTLSLTFYGDLDISVIDAMPPGRKPVITKAFPESSRQRIFDSVKKELEKGHKAYFIYPLIDVSDKLALKAATEGYEEIASHFGRDITGLLHGRMKAEEKREMMSAFKSGRLKVLVSTTVIEVGVDVADATVMVIENAERFGLSQLHQLRGRVGRGAEQSYCVLVYSKQISEDGKSRIKAMEQHADGFKLSEIDLELRGPGDFFGTRQSGLPQFRFSNIVKDVKILHRARAEAEELLEDDPELAKPVNKTVLEALKTRWKEGIDFLNIG; this is translated from the coding sequence ATGGAGCTTGGCAATCTTCGCAAACTCCTGAATTCAATAGGAAAAAACAGGTCGGATTTTATAAAAAGTCCGACCTCTTATCTTTTATCCGTATCTGAATACACCGCAAAACTCAGCCCCACTCTTTCTGCCCTTGCCGCGCGCACTGCGGAAAAGGAAAAGCCTTCTCTGGCGGAGCTTGACGCTGTTGTTCATGAACTAGCTATGTTTATAGCTTCGGCATCCGCCAATACAAAAACCGCCGCTCTTCTGCAAGCCTCTGTGGCAACGGTGAAGGGCATAGGCGGCAAAACTGCGGAAGCTCTTGAAAAAGCGGGAATAACAACCATGGAAGACGTACTTCTCCATTTTCCTTTCCGTTACGAGGCGATAGGCTATGAAGGAGGGGAGAAGGGAGTTCTCACCGGAGTGCTGGAAACTCACGGACCTACATTCACCAGAGGAAAAAAGCGTATATACAAGGCGGTTTTCCGTTCGGATGCCGGATTCTTCTCGGCATTGTGGTTCAATTTCTCAAAATCCTACCCCGCATCAGGGCTTTCCATAGGCACAAAGTATCATCTTTACGGCAATATCGGCAGGATGGACGGTTCCTATTCCATGGTTCACCCTGAAATGATAAGTGAGTCGGACATAGGTAAAATCCGTGCCGTATACAGCTTGCCGACTGCGGTTAATCACAAGACTTACGCTTCCGCCGTGTTCCGTGCCGTGCATGATTATCTGGAATATATGCCGGATACTCTGCCGCTTCGTCTTGCGGATAAATATTCATATCCCGATATACGCTCTGCGGTGAAAACACTGCATTATCCGGACGATATAAGTCAGCTCGGAAAACTCCAGACCCGCAGCCATCCGGCTTATGAGCGTTTCGTGATGGAGGAGCTTTTCTACCTTCAGCTTGGGCTTCTTCTGAAAAAGAAGACATATCAGGAGGTTTCGGGCATAGCGTTTGATGTGAAGCCTGAGTTTCTGGAAGAAATAGCGTCCATGATGCCTTTCAAGCTCACCTCCGCACAGAAACGGGTTCTGGCGGATATTTTTAATGATATGAAGCGCCCGAAGCAGATGAACAGGCTGGTTCAGGGTGATGTGGGGAGCGGAAAAACTATAGTCTGCTTTACCGCTGCTATGGTCGCTGTGAAAAACGGCTGTCAGGCGGCGATAATTGCTCCGACAGAGGTTTTGGCGGAGCAGCATTTCCGCAGCCTGCTGAATTTTCTGGACGGAACGAAATACACCGCTGCTCTGCTTACAGGCTCAACGGCGGATAAGGATAAAAAGGCTTCCAAGGAATTGATAAGAGAAGGACAAATCAACTTTGTGGTGGGAACCCATGCTCTTATTCAGGAGGACACAGAGTTTGCCGCGCTAGGTTTCGTGGTGATAGACGAACAGCACCGCTTCGGCGTTTTACAACGTAAAACACTGGTGGAAAAGGGATATACTCCTGATATTCTGCTTATGACCGCTACTCCTATTCCCCGCACTCTGTCGCTTACGTTCTACGGCGACCTTGATATAAGCGTGATAGACGCCATGCCGCCGGGAAGAAAACCGGTTATTACAAAAGCATTTCCCGAAAGCTCCCGCCAGCGGATATTTGATTCGGTGAAAAAAGAGCTGGAGAAGGGGCATAAGGCATATTTCATTTACCCGCTGATAGATGTAAGCGATAAACTCGCTCTGAAAGCGGCTACAGAAGGCTATGAAGAAATAGCCTCTCACTTCGGCAGGGATATTACAGGGCTTCTCCACGGACGCATGAAGGCTGAAGAAAAACGTGAGATGATGAGCGCCTTCAAAAGCGGACGGTTGAAAGTCCTTGTCTCCACAACGGTTATCGAAGTCGGCGTGGATGTTGCGGATGCCACAGTGATGGTCATTGAAAATGCCGAAAGGTTCGGTCTCTCCCAGCTTCATCAGCTCAGAGGCAGGGTGGGCAGGGGTGCTGAGCAGTCATACTGCGTTCTGGTTTATTCAAAACAAATAAGCGAGGACGGCAAATCCCGCATAAAAGCCATGGAACAGCATGCTGACGGATTTAAACTCAGCGAGATCGATCTTGAGCTGAGAGGTCCCGGAGATTTTTTCGGCACAAGGCAGTCAGGTTTACCGCAGTTTCGGTTTTCAAATATCGTAAAAGATGTCAAAATATTACATAGGGCAAGGGCAGAAGCGGAAGAGCTTCTTGAAGATGATCCGGAGCTGGCAAAACCTGTGAACAAAACAGTTCTGGAAGCCCTGAAAACCAGATGGAAGGAGGGCATTGACTTTCTGAACATCGGGTAA
- a CDS encoding SWIM zinc finger family protein → MQLPKLSEEQLRNISTPLNLQRAENYVGKFIDCSVEGSLLKGTIKGNHGAYVTTLQIDSDPVRFSCECTNAKEVFCKHAAALGLTYIYTPWVFASNRKLERQHIKTFDDIKFYIKTTTLKSLLDDVRGKNISSSQVAELAGVSIQQLSSIVKEDLNGKNHVLTDPLKIACLYLLCSQK, encoded by the coding sequence ATGCAGTTGCCAAAGCTTAGTGAAGAACAGCTGAGAAATATTTCCACTCCTCTGAATCTCCAGAGGGCGGAAAATTATGTCGGTAAATTTATCGACTGCTCTGTTGAGGGCTCTCTGCTGAAGGGAACAATCAAAGGTAATCACGGTGCATATGTCACCACTCTTCAAATCGATTCAGACCCCGTCCGGTTTTCATGCGAATGTACTAACGCCAAGGAGGTTTTCTGCAAGCATGCCGCTGCTCTCGGTCTGACTTACATTTACACGCCGTGGGTCTTTGCCAGCAACCGGAAACTGGAAAGGCAGCATATAAAAACTTTCGATGACATAAAGTTCTACATAAAAACCACCACGCTCAAATCACTTCTTGATGATGTGCGCGGCAAAAATATCAGCTCTTCTCAGGTGGCTGAGCTTGCTGGAGTTTCGATCCAGCAGCTTTCCTCCATAGTGAAGGAAGATCTGAACGGAAAAAACCATGTGTTGACAGATCCACTTAAGATAGCCTGCCTGTATTTGCTGTGCAGTCAGAAATAG
- the panD gene encoding aspartate 1-decarboxylase, which yields MLRNMFKAKLHRATVTDANLNYEGSVTIDKDLLDASGILEFEKVDIWNITNGSRFSTYVLEGRRGSGEICLNGAAARLVQVGDRVIIATFAMMDEKELEGFKPTVVQLDEQNRIISKDGVLV from the coding sequence ATGCTCAGAAATATGTTTAAAGCAAAGCTCCACAGAGCCACGGTAACCGATGCCAACCTCAACTATGAAGGCAGTGTCACTATCGACAAGGATCTCCTTGACGCCTCAGGGATACTTGAGTTTGAAAAGGTTGACATATGGAACATAACAAACGGATCCCGTTTTTCTACCTATGTCCTTGAAGGGCGCAGAGGCAGCGGTGAGATCTGCCTTAACGGAGCCGCCGCAAGGCTTGTTCAGGTGGGGGACAGGGTGATAATCGCCACATTCGCAATGATGGATGAAAAGGAGCTTGAAGGCTTCAAGCCCACTGTTGTCCAGCTGGATGAGCAGAACAGGATAATTTCCAAAGACGGAGTTCTGGTGTAG
- the panC gene encoding pantoate--beta-alanine ligase: protein MKIITKISESREEINIFRCVGKRIGFVPTMGYLHEGHLSLVKKCREENDIVVVSIFVNPTQFGAGEDFERYPKDMKNDTDMLQKAGVDFLFAPSAEEMYPTGSSTTISVSGVSDGLCGSSRPGHFDGVALVVTKLLNIIMPNKAYFGMKDYQQLQVIKRFVTDLNMNTKIIGMPIVREADGLAMSSRNVYLNSEERKSALCLSRSFALVHEAIEGGETEVSEVKHIVESFIKDHPHTRIDYAQFVDPETLKPVKDLSRDFLLALAVYVGKTRLIDNNLFKVM, encoded by the coding sequence GTGAAGATCATAACCAAAATCTCTGAGTCCAGAGAAGAAATTAATATTTTCAGATGCGTGGGCAAAAGAATCGGCTTTGTGCCTACAATGGGGTATCTGCATGAGGGGCATTTAAGCCTTGTAAAAAAATGCAGAGAGGAGAACGACATAGTGGTGGTGAGTATATTTGTTAACCCCACTCAGTTCGGCGCAGGGGAAGACTTTGAACGCTACCCGAAAGACATGAAAAATGACACGGACATGCTTCAGAAAGCCGGTGTCGACTTTTTGTTTGCTCCCTCAGCAGAGGAAATGTACCCGACAGGTTCAAGTACAACAATAAGCGTTTCCGGTGTGAGCGACGGTCTCTGCGGAAGCTCCCGCCCCGGACACTTTGACGGTGTGGCTCTGGTTGTTACCAAACTTCTCAATATAATTATGCCCAACAAGGCATATTTCGGAATGAAGGATTATCAGCAGCTTCAGGTTATAAAAAGATTTGTGACCGACCTGAATATGAATACAAAAATAATCGGCATGCCCATTGTCCGTGAAGCGGACGGACTCGCCATGAGCTCCCGCAATGTTTATCTGAACAGTGAGGAACGCAAGTCGGCGCTCTGCCTCAGCAGATCATTTGCCCTTGTTCACGAGGCTATTGAAGGCGGAGAGACCGAGGTTTCCGAAGTTAAGCACATAGTCGAAAGCTTTATAAAAGACCACCCGCACACAAGGATAGATTACGCACAGTTTGTAGACCCTGAAACACTGAAGCCTGTGAAGGATCTCAGCAGGGATTTTCTGCTAGCTCTTGCCGTTTATGTCGGCAAAACGAGGCTGATAGACAATAATCTTTTTAAGGTGATGTAA
- a CDS encoding indolepyruvate ferredoxin oxidoreductase subunit alpha, translated as MSTRVVIDEDKCTGCGLCVIVCGASLIYMDNDKAKTKRYFCIPSDCVKCVEACPVNAITLLA; from the coding sequence ATGAGCACTAGAGTTGTAATTGATGAAGATAAATGCACTGGTTGTGGATTATGCGTGATAGTCTGCGGAGCAAGCCTTATCTATATGGATAATGACAAGGCAAAAACAAAGAGATATTTTTGTATACCATCAGATTGTGTGAAATGCGTCGAGGCATGTCCAGTAAATGCTATAACTTTGTTAGCATGA
- a CDS encoding dihydroorotate dehydrogenase — protein MSVLKVNICGVEFKNPVITASGTFGYGLEYARFIDISKLGGISVKGISYNEVRGNPMPRIMETTSGMLNAIGLQNVGVHKFLKEKLPLLRKYDTRVIVNFWGKTIEEYVQVAEILDNADIDMLEMNISCPNVKEGGIAFGSDPSMTAKVVSECRKAIRNKPLLVKLSPNVTDIKPFAKACEDSGADGISAINTLLGMAVNIHTRKPYISNVTGGLSGPAIKPVAVRMVHEVSKVVKIPIVGMGGIIRWEDAAEFFLVGASAVQVGTANFVDPELTLKIVDGLEKYAKSQGLSNISELTGKVDLSK, from the coding sequence ATGTCCGTACTGAAAGTAAACATCTGCGGGGTGGAATTCAAAAACCCCGTTATCACGGCAAGCGGAACCTTCGGCTACGGGCTGGAGTACGCGCGCTTCATAGATATATCAAAACTCGGCGGAATCTCCGTTAAGGGGATTTCATACAACGAAGTCAGGGGCAACCCTATGCCCCGAATCATGGAAACCACCTCTGGCATGCTGAACGCAATCGGCTTGCAGAACGTCGGTGTGCATAAGTTTCTCAAGGAAAAACTGCCGCTTTTAAGGAAGTATGACACAAGAGTGATCGTAAACTTCTGGGGCAAAACCATAGAGGAATATGTTCAGGTGGCAGAAATTCTTGATAACGCTGATATTGATATGCTTGAAATGAATATCTCATGCCCCAATGTGAAAGAGGGCGGAATAGCCTTCGGCTCTGACCCGTCCATGACGGCAAAGGTCGTGAGCGAATGCAGAAAAGCCATTAGGAACAAACCTTTACTGGTGAAACTTTCACCTAATGTCACAGATATTAAGCCCTTCGCCAAAGCCTGTGAGGACAGCGGAGCGGATGGAATCAGCGCTATAAACACCCTGCTGGGCATGGCTGTGAATATCCATACCAGAAAGCCTTATATATCAAACGTTACAGGCGGTCTCAGCGGTCCTGCCATAAAGCCTGTCGCCGTGCGCATGGTGCACGAGGTATCTAAAGTTGTGAAGATCCCCATAGTAGGCATGGGCGGCATAATCAGATGGGAGGACGCGGCGGAGTTCTTCCTTGTGGGCGCATCAGCAGTTCAGGTTGGTACGGCAAACTTCGTTGATCCGGAACTCACGCTTAAAATCGTTGATGGGCTTGAGAAATATGCCAAAAGTCAGGGACTCTCAAACATATCTGAGCTCACCGGAAAGGTGGACTTGAGTAAGTAA